The following coding sequences lie in one Aedes albopictus strain Foshan unplaced genomic scaffold, AalbF5 HiC_scaffold_788, whole genome shotgun sequence genomic window:
- the LOC134284782 gene encoding uncharacterized protein LOC134284782, giving the protein NFLTLKESVNLAKANNRMKFLLNCRRCKLIPQCLNIRNDIQLENAASKRELEKVVRKHRIRLLSVMIADTKRTIGSSKRRKHEWSRKVEESFEAPDAESVKKMVEEKTSAVYNKMKATQQRKMSRMQDNHMREMNVETEWVVNTTDTELPDYVERTLKLGPNFNVDDARNLPYIEVVASIEKHIQTKENADEIRSEVSNAIVNHINYHRQPRHAPQEWIKKDVTRSKKFLRDNPNLVITKADKGSMTVILEAQEYHDKMKGLLSDGQTYKKLTTNPTNRVLKKINGILDEWHNEGYIDSRTQRKLKESSCIPPRIYGLPKIHKENRPLRPVVSTIGSATYNIAKFLANIIENIVGKEVSHVRNSFEFANEVTGFHTDEDEVLFSLDVVSLYTNIPVDYALRCLEERWEEIERHTNIDRSNFIETVKLVLESTFFVYQGEVYGQTFGVPMGSPLSPVIANVVMEKLEQESIKKLEEDHITLKVYR; this is encoded by the coding sequence AATTTCCTGACTCTGAAAGAATCGGTCAACCTGGCGAAAGCAAACAACCGAATGAAGTTTCTTCTGAACTGCCGAAGATGCAAACTGATTCCGCAGTGTCTCAACATAAGAAACGACATACAACTGGAGAATGCTGCATCGAAACGTGAGCTGGAGAAAGTGGTTCGGAAGCATAGGATCCGGCTTCTTAGCGTCATGATTGCCGACACGAAACGAACAATCGGAAGCAGTAAACGAAGGAAGCACGAATGGAGCCGAAAAGTGGAAGAAAGTTTCGAAGCGCCAGATGCGGAGAGTGTGAAGAAAATGGTAGAAGAGAAAACGAGTGCAGTGTACAACAAGATGAAGGCAACACAGCAGCGAAAAATGTCAAGAATGCAAGATAACCACATGAGAGAGATGAATGTCGAAACGGAATGGGTAGTGAACACGACCGATACCGAGTTACCCGATTATGTGGAACGAACATTGAAATTAGGACCGAATTTCAATGTGGATGATGCAAGAAACCTTCCTTACATCGAAGTGGTAGCGAGCATCGAGAAGCATATACAAACGAAGGAAAATGCAGACGAAATCAGGTCGGAGGTGTCCAATGCGATTGTAAACCACATAAACTACCATAGACAACCTCGACATGCTCCCCAAGAATGGATAAAGAAGGATGTCACCAGGAGTAAGAAGTTTTTGAGAGACAACCCGAACCTTGTCATCACGAAAGCAGACAAAGGAAGCATGACGGTCATATTGGAAGCGCAAGAATACCATGACAAGATGAAGGGACTCCTCAGCGATGGTCAAACCTATAAGAAGCTAACAACCAACCCGACAAACAGAGTTCTGAAGAAAATCAACGGCATCCTCGATGAGTGGCACAACGAAGGGTACATCGACTCACGCACACAAAGGAAGCTCAAGGAATCAAGTTGCATCCCACCACGGATCTACGGTCTTCCGAAGATCCACAAAGAAAACAGGCCCCTCCGTCCAGTAGTGTCGACAATAGGATCGGCAACGTACAACATAGCGAAGTTCTTGGCGAACATAATCGAAAACATAGTTGGAAAAGAGGTTTCCCACGTGCGTAACAGTTTCGAATTCGCCAACGAAGTAACAGGGTTTCATACGGACGAGGATGAAGTACTCTTCTCGTTGGACGTGGTGTCACTGTATACGAACATACCAGTGGACTACGCACTACGATGCCTCGAAGAAAGATGGGAGGAAATTGAGAGGCACACAAACATAGACAGATCCAACTTCATTGAAACGGTAAAGTTGGTTCTGGAATCGACTTTCTTCGTATACCAGGGAGAGGTGTACGGACAGACCTTTGGAGTACCGATGGGATCTCCATTATCACCAGTAATCGCCAACGTCGTTATGGAAAAGTTGGAACAGGAGTCCATAAAAAAGCTAGAGGAAGATCACATAACCCTGAAGGTGTATCGAAG